One region of Deltaproteobacteria bacterium genomic DNA includes:
- a CDS encoding DUF4390 domain-containing protein: MFRRIIFLTAIFTPLFPIIAAPAFGGSSMNPAVDKVVITNNSDSVQVSFEIKNAFTKDIEEGIKSGIPTTFTFFVELYRKQGLWFDKTLAGMTFRHTVKYDTLKEEYEIVQGEKQKNTMRIKEIEQAKKIMAGGDNIIIKPASALKKGEGYQIRIKATLDPVNLPFPLNYMLFFVSFWNYETGWYEKEFVIQ, translated from the coding sequence ATGTTCAGGCGCATTATATTTTTAACAGCCATTTTTACACCCTTGTTTCCTATCATTGCCGCGCCGGCCTTTGGCGGGAGTTCTATGAATCCAGCAGTGGACAAGGTTGTTATAACAAATAATTCAGATAGTGTTCAGGTGTCTTTTGAGATTAAAAACGCCTTTACAAAGGATATAGAAGAGGGGATTAAAAGCGGGATACCTACGACATTTACCTTCTTTGTAGAGCTTTACCGAAAACAGGGTTTGTGGTTTGATAAAACATTGGCTGGCATGACATTCAGGCATACTGTAAAGTATGATACCTTAAAAGAAGAGTATGAGATTGTGCAGGGAGAAAAACAGAAAAACACCATGCGGATCAAAGAGATTGAGCAGGCAAAGAAAATCATGGCAGGCGGTGATAATATCATCATTAAACCAGCTTCAGCGCTGAAAAAAGGAGAAGGGTATCAGATCAGAATAAAGGCCACACTGGATCCTGTAAACCTTCCATTCCCGCTTAATTATATGCTCTTCTTTGTTTCATTCTGGAATTATGAAACCGGTTGGTATGAAAAGGAGTTTGTAATACAGTAG